The following coding sequences lie in one Cannabis sativa cultivar Pink pepper isolate KNU-18-1 chromosome 5, ASM2916894v1, whole genome shotgun sequence genomic window:
- the LOC133038284 gene encoding uncharacterized protein LOC133038284, whose amino-acid sequence MTYSMDHFAELYVNEIVRLHGAPYSIVCDRDARFTSSFWESLQRAMGTRLKFSTAYHPETDEYVSYPSHVLSYETLGLQEDLSYNERPVKILDQKDRILRNKTITLVKVLWRNSVVEEATWELESDMREQYPELFE is encoded by the exons ATGACTTACTCCATGGACCATTTTGCTGAACTTTATGTGAATGAgattgtgagattacatgggGCACCGTATTCTATTGTTTGTGATCGAGATGCTCGATTCACTTCGTCTTTTTGGGAAAGCTTACAAAGAGCAATGGGAACTCGATTGAAGTTCAGCACTGCATATCATCCAGAGACAGATG AATATGTGTCGTACCCATCGCATGTTTTGAGCTATGAAACACTGGGTTTGCAGGAAGATTTGTCCTACAATGAACGTCCGGTAAAGATTCTTGATCAAAAGGATAGGATTTTGAGAAATAAGACAATTACCCTGGTGAAAGTCCTATGGAGAAACAGTGTGGTTGAGGAAGCTACTTGGGAGCTTGAA
- the LOC115716848 gene encoding BAG family molecular chaperone regulator 1, with protein MNTKFWSSNKSSAEEEGGPSVEHWEIKPGGMLVQKRNSDVNPSSVSTPTIRVRVKYGSSYHEISISSQASFGELKKKLAAPTGVHHEDQKLIFKNKERDSKDFLDVLRVKDGSKIILVEDVEKKERRLLEMIKDANVRKVTKTLKEINLELSKLQGQVLALEQAASKHDKIEDKDVDVLIEILMSKLIKLDGISAEGDLKQQRRMLVKKVQNYIETLDQVKLQKVKINSSIDGRTKNKTIQDNSRMRNDINFSVRRPVSQKPSKNFESPMVSTKWETFD; from the exons ATGAATACCAAGTTTTGGTCTTCAAATAAGAGCTCTGCTGAGGAAGAAGGAGGGCCAAGTGTGGAGCATTGGGAGATTAAGCCTGGAGGAATGTTGGTTCAGAAGAGAAACTCAGATGTGAATCCAAGTTCTGTGTCAACTCCCACCATAAGAGTTAGAGTCAAATATGGCTCTTCATATCATGAAATCTCTATCAGTTCACAAGCAAGCTTTG gggagttgaaaaaaaaactGGCTGCACCAACTGGTGTGCACCATGAGGATCAGAAGCTGATATTCAAAAACAAAGAGAGAGATTCCAAAGATTTTCTAGATGTTTTGAGAGTTAAAGATGGATCAAAAATCATTCTTGTTGAAGATgttgagaagaaagaaagaaggctcTTGGAAATGATTAAGGATGCAAATGTGCGAAAGGTTACTAAAACATTGAAAGAAATTAACTTGGAACTCAGCAAGCTACAAGGACAG GTCTTAGCCTTAGAACAAGCAGCATCTAAACATGACAAAATTGAAGACAAGGATGTGGATGTTTTGATTGAAATTTTGATGTCAAAATTAATCAAATTGGATGGAATTTCAGCTGAGGGTGATCTTAAACAACAGAGAAGAATGCTG GTGAAAAAAGTTCAGAACTACATTGAAACTCTTGACCAAGTAAAGCTACAAAAGGTTAAAATTAACAGCAGCATAGATGGAAGAACAAAAAACAAGACAATTCAAGACAATTCAAGGATGCGAAACGACATAAATTTCAGTGTAAGGAGGCCAGTATCTCAGAAACCATCCAAGAATTTTGAGTCTCCAATGGTATCCACAAAATGGGAAACTTTTGATTAA